One genomic region from Gossypium hirsutum isolate 1008001.06 chromosome D13, Gossypium_hirsutum_v2.1, whole genome shotgun sequence encodes:
- the LOC107937953 gene encoding 60S ribosomal protein L39-3, giving the protein MPSHKTFMIKKKLAKKMRQNRPIPYWIRMRTDNTIRYNAKRRHWRRTKLGF; this is encoded by the exons ATG CCTTCACACAAGACATTCATGATCAAGAAGAAGTTGGCCAAGAAGATGAGGCAGAATAGGCCTATCCCTTACTGGATCCGTATGCGCACTGATAACACCATCAG GTACAATGCGAAGCGTAGGCATTGGCGCCGCACCAAGCTAGGGTTCTAA
- the LOC107937981 gene encoding ATPase 8, plasma membrane-type: MASDGDISLEQIKNEIVDLENIPVEEVFKLLKCTKEGLTTAEGETRLSIFGHNKLEEKKDNKVLKFLGFMWNPLSWVMEAAAIMAIVLANGGGKPPDWPDFVGIVTLLLINSTISFIEENSAGNAAAALMAGLAPKTKVLRDGKWSEQEASILVPGDIISVKLGDIIPADARLLEGDPLKIDQAALTGESLPVTKNPGDSVFSGSTCKQGELDAIVIATGIHSFFGKAAHLVDNTNNVGHFQQVLTSIGNFCIFSIGIGMVIEIIVMYPIQHRNYRDGIDNLLVLLIGGIPIAMPTVLSVTMAIGSHRLSEQGAITKRMTAIEEMAGMDILCSDKTGTLTLNKLTVDKNLVEVFINDMDVDTLVLLAARASRVENQDAIDACIVGMLSDPKQAREGITELHFLPFNPVDKRTAITYTDSKGEWHRCSKGAPEEIIDLCGLTGGLRKKALSIIDGYANRGLRSLGVARQTIPEKTKESPGGPWEFVGLLPLFDPPRHDSAETIKRALELGISVKMITGDQLAIGKETGRRLGMGTDMYPSSALLGQCGDEDIAAIPIDDLIEKADGFAGVFPEHKYEIVRRLQERKHICGMTGDGVNDAPALKKADIGIAVADSTDAARGASDIVLTEPGLSVIVSAVLTSRSIFQRMKNYTIYAVSITIRIVLGFMLVALIWKFDFSPFMVLVIAILNDGTIMTISKDRVRPSPKPDTWKLDEIFATGVVLGTYMAIVTVFFFWLVHDTEFFTRTFGVKPINDNEDALTTALYLQVSTVSQALIFVTRSRRWSFIELPGPLLLIAFILAQLVATLLAVYANWGFARIQGIGWEWAGAIWVFSIITYIPLDVLKFFIRYALTGDAWGDVVQSKTAFKGECEVQLIANYRPLPGVSSPPETWSNDELAPIV; this comes from the exons ATGGCTTCTGATGGTGATATCTCTTTGGAGCAGATCAAAAACGAGATTGTTGATCTT gaGAATATCCCTGTGGAAGAGGTTTTTAAGCTGCTGAAATGCACGAAAGAGGGTTTGACAACAGCAGAAGGAGAAACAAGGCTAAGCATTTTTGGCCATAATAAGCTTGAAGAGAAAAAAGATAACAAAGTACTTAAGTTCTTGGGGTTTATGTGGAATCCACTGTCGTGGGTGATGGAGGCTGCCGCCATCATGGCCATTGTTTTGGCCAATGGAGGAGGCAAGCCTCCTGACTGGCCAGATTTCGTTGGTATCGTTACTTTGCTTTTAATTAATTCAACAATCAGTTTCATAGAAGAAAACAGTGCTGGCAATGCTGCTGCTGCTTTAATGGCTGGTCTTGCACCCAAAACTAAG GTGCTAAGAGATGGGAAATGGAGTGAGCAAGAGGCATCAATTTTAGTACCTGGAGATATAATTAGTGTCAAATTGGGAGACATTATCCCTGCAGATGCTCGTCTTTTGGAAGGCGATCCACTTAAAATCGATCAAGCCGCCCTCACCGGTGAGTCCTTACCTGTTACAAAGAATCCTGGTGATTCAGTCTTCTCAGGTTCCACCTGCAAACAAGGTGAGCTCGATGCCATTGTCATCGCCACTGGTATTCATAGCTTCTTTGGCAAGGCAGCTCACCTCGTTGACAACACCAACAACGTTGGTCACTTCCAACAG GTGTTGACATCCATTGGTAACTTTTGTATCTTCTCCATTGGAATTGGAATGGTGATTGAGATCATAGTGATGTACCCAATCCAGCATAGGAACTATAGAGATGGTATTGACAACCTGTTGGTGCTTCTCATTGGAGGAATCCCAATTGCCATGCCTACAGTTTTGTCTGTAACAATGGCTATTGGATCTCACCGTTTGTCAGAGCAAGGAGCCATTACCAAGAGGATGACTGCCATTGAAGAGATGGCAGGGATGGATATACTGTGTAGTGATAAGACGGGGACTTTAACCCTTAACAAGCTAACAGTAGACAAGAATCTCGTTGAGGTGTTCATAAATGATATGGACGTCGACACCCTTGTGCTGCTTGCTGCAAGGGCTTCCAGGGTTGAAAACCAGGACGCCATTGATGCTTGCATTGTAGGAATGTTGAGCGACCCAAAACAGGCAAGGGAAGGAATCACTGAGCTACACTTCTTACCCTTCAACCCTGTTGATAAACGCACTGCTATTACCTACACTGACAGCAAAGGCGAGTGGCATCGTTGCAGTAAAGGCGCTCCCGAGGAG ATCATTGATCTTTGCGGGCTCACTGGGGGCTTGAGGAAAAAGGCGCTCAGTATCATCGACGGATATGCCAACCGTGGCCTACGGTCCTTGGGGGTTGCTAGACAG ACAATTCCGGAGAAAACAAAGGAAAGCCCTGGAGGACCTTGGGAGTTTGTGGGACTATTGCCTCTCTTTGATCCTCCTAGGCATGATAGTGCTGAGACTATTAAACGGGCACTTGAACTTGGCATCAGTGTTAAGATGATCACCGGTGACCAGCTCGCCATTGGCAAAGAGACCGGTCGGAGACTTGGGATGGGGACTGATATGTATCCCTCTTCTGCCTTACTTGGCCAGTGTGGGGATGAGGATATTGCTGCTATTCCTATCGATGACCTCATTGAGAAAGCTGATGGATTTGCAGGAGTCTTCCCTG AACATAAGTACGAAATTGTTAGAAGACTTCAAGAAAGGAAGCATATATGTGGCATGACAGGAGATGGTGTGAACGATGCCCCAGCACTTAAAAAGGCAGATATCGGCATTGCAGTGGCCGATTCAACTGACGCGGCTAGGGGTGCTTCGGACATAGTGTTGACTGAGCCAGGGTTGAGTGTGATAGTGAGCGCGGTACTGACAAGCAGATCCATCTTCCAAAGGATGAAAAACTACACCATCTACGCAGTTTCGATCACGATCCGTATCGTGCTGGGGTTCATGTTGGTGGCTCTCATTTGGAAGTTCGATTTCTCGCCTTTCATGGTATTGGTCATTGCAATCCTCAACGATGGAACCATTATGACTATCTCGAAAGACAGGGTAAGGCCATCCCCGAAGCCTGACACATGGAAGCTAGACGAAATCTTTGCCACTGGGGTTGTCCTTGGCACCTACATGGCTATTGTTACCGTCTTCTTTTTCTGGCTTGTTCATGACACTGAGTTCTTCACT AGGACTTTTGGGGTTAAGCCAATCAATGATAATGAGGACGCACTTACTACAGCTCTCTACCTTCAAGTCAGTACTGTCAGTCAAGCACTCATCTTCGTCACACGGTCCAGGAGGTGGTCTTTCATCGAGCTCCCAGGTCCCTTGCTTCTCATTGCCTTCATTTTAGCACAACTG GTGGCGACTCTGCTTGCTGTGTATGCAAACTGGGGATTCGCCAGGATCCAAGGCATTGGATGGGAATGGGCAGGAGCGATCTGGGTATTTAGCATTATCACATACATCCCTCTTGATGTCCTCAAATTCTTCATTCGCTACGCTTTGACTGGTGATGCCTGGGGAGACGTAGTTCAGAGCAAG ACTGCATTCAAGGGAGAGTGTGAGGTACAATTGATAGCAAATTACCGTCCACTTCCAGGCGTCTCGTCACCACCTGAAACCTGGTCCAATGATGAGCTTGCTCCAATTGTCTGA
- the LOC107937983 gene encoding uncharacterized protein — MVLFDSSISPLTHSAKLSSPLLLSSLSHRPLRYAVLGAGFAGLSVAWHLLKESPKDLNLHIDLYDEMGIGGGASGVSGGLLHPYSPKVKLLWRGAECWKECMKLLSIAEQAVSSEEDLVSLSGEFGQDFGGILDRRRGIIRPATNMKTLNVLNDNAKNCLANCKIEIIDKNAAEKLVPHIHMPFNLAFYMPEAINVNSKYYLNALFLACQNIVKELSASGFGKKNLCLQKKSVYELRELEGEYDAVIICLGAKTDLLPELAGKLPLRTCRGVILHLQLPDNIGEDYPDHGPSILSDAWLAIKGNRRLDLGSTWEWKSRNSSSNVSTDEASDALQELLPKASAIYPGITSWSFAGARAGLRAMPPLTPHGSLPLLGCVNNILGNDLICKYWLLGGLGSRGLLYHGWLGKLTAEAVLSCNEQIIPSELTSWKNKDSRP; from the exons ATGGTTCTCTTCGATTCTTCAATATCTCCCTTAACCCACTCTGCCAAACTCTCTTCTCCACTGCTTCTCTCTTCTCTCTCCCATCGTCCTCTCAG ATATGCAGTTCTTGGTGCTGGTTTTGCTGGTCTCTCCGTTGCTTGGCATTTACTCAAG GAGAGTCCTAAGGATTTGAACCTGCACATTGACTTGTATGATGAAATGGGCATTGGTGGAGGCGCTTCCGGAGTCTCCGGGGGACTCCTCCACCCCTATTCTCCTAAAG TTAAGCTTCTATGGAGAGGTGCCGAGTGTTGGAAAGAATGTATGAAGCTCTTAAGCATTGCAGAACAAGCCGTTAGTTCCGAGGAGGATTTGGTTTCCTTAAGTGGTGAATTTGGTCAAGATTTTGGTGGGATTTTAGACCGGAGaag GGGCATTATAAGACCTGCCACAAACATGAAGACTTTGAATGTATTGAATGAT AATGCTAAGAACTGCCTTGCCAATTGCAAAATAGAGATCATTGATAAGAACGCTGCTGAAAAGCTTGTACCCCATATACATATGCCTTTCAACTTGGCTTTCTATATGCCTGAAGCTATAAATGTGAATTCCAAGTATTATCTCAAT GCACTCTTTTTAGCTTGTCAAAATATAGTGAAGGAATTATCTGCTTCCGGCTTTGGAAagaaaaatctttgtttgcagaAGAAATCTGTTTACGAACTCCGTGAATTAGAAG GAGAATATGATGCTGTGATAATATGCTTAGGTGCCAAAACAGACTTGCTTCCGGAGCTTGCAGGGAAGCTTCCTTTGAGGACATGTAGAGGTGTTATTTTGCACTTACAACTGCCTGATAATATAGG GGAAGATTATCCTGACCATGGACCTTCAATATTATCAGATGCATGGCTTGCTATCAAGGGGAACCGTAGATTGGATTTGGGTTCGACATGGGAATGGAAGTCAAGAAATTCTTCATCAAATGTCTCAACAGATGAAGCTTCCGATGCTCTTCAAGAGCTTCTTCCGAAAGCATCTGCTATTTACCCTGGTATAACTAGCTGGAGTTTTGCCGGAGCAAGGGCGGGTTTAAGGGCAATGCCACCGCTTACTCCTCACGGATCACTTCCGCTTTTGGGATGTGTCAACAATATTTTAGGCAATGATCTTATATGCAAGTATTGGTTACTCGGAGGGCTCGGTTCGAGGGGATTGTTGTACCATGGTTGGCTAGGTAAGTTGACGGCGGAGGCTGTCCTTTCTTGTAATGAACAGATTATCCCTTCTGAACTAACCTCATGGAAGAATAAAGATAGTAGaccttaa
- the LOC107937982 gene encoding DNA replication licensing factor MCM5 produces the protein MSGWDEGAVYYSNQAQFTEASSEAEAAAASTTASRHSILLKFKEFIRNFEKEKNVFPYRESLVNNPKFLTVHLEDLLSFDSDLPSLLRSSPSDYLPLFETAAAEVLAGLKMKVAGDSGEMVEPQTGEVQILLTSKEDPVSMRSLGAQYISKLVKISGITIAASRIKAKATYVHLICKNCKSARAVPCRPGLGGAIVPRSCDHVPQPGEEPCPIDPWLIVPDKSKYVDQQTLKLQENPEDVPTGELPRNMLLSVDRHMVQTIVPGSRLTIMGIYSIFQASNSPTNHKGAVAVRQPYIRIVGMEETNEASSRGPATFTQEEVEEFKKFASNQDTYEAICSKVAPSIFGHEDVKKAVACLLFGGARKNLPDGVKLRGDINVLLLGDPSTAKSQFLKFVEKTAPIAVYTSGKGSSAAGLTASVIRDSSSREFYLEGGAMVLADGGVVCIDEFDKMRPEDRVAIHEAMEQQTISIAKAGITTVLNSRTSVLAAANPPSGRYDDLKTAQDNIDLQTTILSRFDLIFIVKDIRMYDQDKTIASHIIKVHASAQTVSNDSRTSKEENWLKRYIQYCRSECHPRLSEAACAKLQSDYVDIRRGMRQQANETGESAAIPITVRQLEAIIRLSESLAKMKLSYVATEGDVAEALRLFKVSTMDAARSGINQHINITPDMANEIKQAENQIKRRLGIGNRISERRLIDDLTRMGMNESIVRRAILIMHQRGEVEYQRERHIIVRKV, from the exons ATGTCGGGATGGGACGAAGGAGCGGTTTACTACAGCAATCAGGCTCAATTCACGGAAGCCTCCTCGGAAGCGGAAGCGGCTGCAGCATCCACCACGGCGAGCCGCCACTCCATTCTCCTTAAATTCAAGGAGTTCATCAGAAATTTTGAGAAGGAGAAGAACGTGTTCCCGTACAGGGAGAGCCTCGTCAATAATCCTAAATTCCTAACGGTCCATCTTGAGGACCTTCTTTCCTTCGACTCCGATCTGCCTTCCCTCCTTCGTTCCTCTCCCTCTGATTACCTGCCTTTG TTTGAGACGGCGGCTGCGGAGGTTTTAGCGGGTTTGAAGATGAAAGTAGCAGGAGATTCAGGGGAAATGGTAGAGCCACAGACGGGCGAGGTTCAAATATTGCTTACGTCAAAGGAGGATCCGGTTTCTATGCGTTCACTCGGG GCTCAATATATATCAAAACTAGTTAAGATATCAGGAATTACCATTGCTGCTTCAAGGATTAAAGCAAAGGCTACTTACGTGCATTTAATCTGTAAGAACTGTAAAAGTGCAAGGGCAGTTCCCTGCCGTCCAGGTCTTGGTGGGGCAATTGTTCCACGATCATGTGACCATGTTCCACAG CCTGGAGAAGAACCTTGCCCTATTGATCCATGGCTGATTGTTCCTGATAAGAGCAAATATGTTGATCAACAAACCTTGAAACTGCAAGAGAACCCAGAG GATGTACCTACTGGTGAGCTTCCTCGAAACATGTTGCTTTCGGTGGACCGACATATGGTTCAAACAATTGTACCTGGCTCGAGGTTGACAATAATGGGAATTTATAGTATCTTTCAAGCTTCTAATTCACCCACCAA CCATAAAGGAGCAGTTGCAGTTAGACAGCCTTATATCCGGATAGTGGGAATGGAAGAGACGAATGAAGCCAGCTCTCGAGGGCCTGCCACATTCACCCAAGAAGAG GTAGAAGAGTTCAAAAAATTTGCCTCAAATCAAGATACATATGAAGCCATATGCTCCAAGGTTGCTCCTTCCATATTTGGTCACGAAGATGTCAAGAAGGCTGTTGCTTGTCTTCTCTTTGGAGGAGCCAGGAAA AATTTGCCGGATGGGGTGAAGCTAAGAGGTGATATTAATGTGTTGCTTCTTGGTGATCCTTCTACTGCCAAGTCACAG TTTCTCAAGTTTGTTGAGAAGACAGCTCCAATAGCTGTTTACACTTCTGGAAAGGGCTCATCAGCTGCTGGTCTTACAGCTTCAGTTATTCGAGATAGTAGCTCT CGAGAGTTTTATCTTGAAGGCGGGGCCATGGTTTTGGCAGATGGGGGTGTTGTATGTATTGATGAGTTTGATAAGATGAGACCAGAGGATAG GGTTGCTATTCATGAAGCTATGGAGCAGCAGACAATATCCATCGCCAAAGCTGGAATTACAACTGTTCTCAATTCCAGAACTTCAGTGCTTGCAGCTGCGAATCCTCCTTCAGGACGTTATGATGATCTTAAG ACAGCACAGGATAATATCGATTTGCAGACTACAATTCTTTCAAGATTTGACTTGATCTTCATCGTAAAGGATATCAGGATGTATGACCAAGACAAG ACAATAGCAAGTCATATCATAAAAGTTCATGCATCAGCTCAGACAGTATCCAATGATAGTAGAACTTCTAAAGAAGAGAATTGGCTGAAAAG GTATATACAATACTGTCGATCAGAATGCCATCCTCGGCTTTCAGAAGCTGCATGTGCTAAACTCCAGAGTGATTATGTTGACATCAGAAGG GGCATGAGGCAACAAGCAAATGAGACCGGAGAGAGTGCCGCAATTCCCATCACTGTGAGGCAGCTGGAGGCCATCATAAGGTTAAGCGAGTCTCTTGcgaaaatgaaatt GTCATATGTTGCCACTGAAGGTGATGTAGCTGAAGCATTGAGACTTTTCAAAGTTTCCACCATGGATGCAGCACGTTCTGGAATAAACCAACATATTAATATCACTCCTGATATGGCCAATGAGATTAAG CAAGCGGAGAACCAGATAAAGAGAAGACTGGGAATCGGAAATCGCATATCAGAAAGAAGGCTGATTGATGATCTTACTAGAATGGGGATGAATGAGTCAATC GTAAGGAGAGCCATTCTAATCATGCACCAGAGAGGTGAAGTTGAATATCAACGAGAAAGGCATATTATCGTTCGTAAAGTATAA
- the LOC107937952 gene encoding potassium channel KAT3, with product MSRTAMADIGSSPLPLLFRRRSSGEIRNLATVSSSILPAFGTVVDDGYSHLKKYVIVPYDQRYRWWQTFLVVLVLYSAWASVFELAFNKTARGPLLIVDLVVDVFFAIDIVLTFFVAYLDKSTYLLVDDHKKIALRYVTRVWFFMDITSTLPYQFIFRIFTGAWHDGEIFSFLNLLRLWRLWRVSEFFKRLEKDTRFSYFWTRLLKLLGVIVFAVHSAGCFYYWLARHHKTPANTWIGSAIEDFKHRSVWLCYTYSIYWSIVTLTTVGYGDLHAVNTGEKIFNMIYMLFNIGLTAYTIGNMTNLVVHAAVRTFAMRDALNELLRYASKNRLPEGLREQMMAHMQLKFKTAELQQEEVLQDLPKAIRSSIAQHLFRRTVEKSYLFNGVSEDLVSQLVSDMKAEYFPPKVEIILQNEIPTDFYILVSGAVDLLTYKNGTEQFLSKLGAADMAGEIGVIFNIPQPFTVRTKRLSQVVRISHHHFKQMIQPQSEDGKIIIANFMKYLQGLKEDVLQEIPFLTELLADQTQKPTEQNEEQQNRETLDSQDANPEGRTGTSSLPGESTIRVIIHGHHPSQGTSSDRLGKLVYLPDSLQDLFNLAEKKFGKRGSTILMADGSKVEELNVLRENDHLFVV from the exons ATGTCGCGTACAGCAATGGCGGATATAGGATCATCTCCGTTACCGTTACTTTTTCGGCGACGATCGAGCGGTGAAATAAGGAATTTGGCCACCGTTTCGAGTAGTATCTTGCCGGCGTTCGGAACTGTCGTCGATGACGGCTACTCGCACCTCAAAAAATATGTTATTGTTCCTTATGATCAGAGATACCG ATGGTGGCAAACGTTTTTGGTAGTGTTGGTATTATACTCGGCATGGGCATCGGTGTTCGAGTTAGCTTTCAACAAAACTGCAAGAGGACCGCTACTGATTGTGGATTTGGTGGTGGATGTGTTCTTTGCCATCGATATTGTCCTCACCTTCTTCGTCGCTTACTTGGATAAATCAACCTATCTCCTCGTTGATGATCACAAAAAAATTGCTTTGCG ATATGTGACAAGAGTGTGGTTCTTTATGGATATAACATCAACTCTACCATATCAgtttatatttagaatttttacCGGTGCTTGGCACGATGGTGAAATTTTTAGCTTCCTCAACTTGCTTCGTCTATGGCGTCTTTGGCGTGTTAGTGAATTCTTCAAAAG GTTAGAAAAGGACACAAGGTTTAGCTACTTTTGGACAAGACTTCTTAAACTACTCGGT GTCATAGTATTTGCGGTGCACTCAGCTGGTTGCTTCTATTACTGGCTAGCTAGACACCACAAAACACCAGCTAATACATGGATTGGATCTGCAATTGAAGATTTTAAGCATAGAAGTGTGTGGTTATGCTACACTTATTCCATTTACTGGTCAATTGTCACTCTCACCACAGTCGGTTATGGAGATTTGCATGCAGTGAACACAGGAGAAAAGATATTTAACATGATTTATATGCTATTCAACATTGGTCTTACAGCCTACACAATCGGTAACATGACTAACCTGGTCGTTCATGCTGCTGTCAGAACCTTTGCCATG AGAGATGCTCTGAATGAGTTATTGCGTTATGCAAGCAAAAATAGACTCCCAGAAGGGTTGAGAGAACAAATGATGGCACACATGCAGCTCAAGTTCAAGACAGCAGAGTTACAACAAGAAGAAGTGCTACAGGACCTGCCTAAGGCTATAAGATCCAGCATTGCCCAACACCTTTTCCGTAGAACTGTCGAGAAAAGCTACCTATTCAATGGAGTCTCTGAAGACCTTGTTTCTCAACTG GTGTCTGACATGAAAGCAGAATACTTTCCTCCAAAGGTTGAAATtatattacaaaatgaaataCCTACAGATTTCTACATTCTAGTCTCAGGAGCAGTG GATTTGCTGACATACAAGAACGGAACGGAACAG tttttgtCAAAACTAGGAGCTGCAGATATGGCAGGAGAAATTGGGGTAATTTTCAATATTCCCCAACCTTTTACAGTGAGAACGAAGAGGCTCTCCCAGGTTGTTCGGATAAGTCATCACCATTTCAAACAAATGATTCAACCACAGAGTGAAGATGGAAAGATTATTATTGCTAACTTCATGAAG TACTTGCAAGGTTTAAAAGAAGATGTCCTACAGGAGATTCCTTTCCTAACAGAATTGCTGGCAGACCAGACTCAAAAG CCTACGGAACAAAATGAGGAGCAACAAAACAGAGAAACATTGGATTCCCAAGATGCAAATCCAGAAG GAAGAACAGGCACTTCCAGTCTTCCTGGTGAAAGCACAATCCGGGTGATAATTCATGGGCATCATCCAAGCCAAGGAACGTCTAGTGACAGATTGGGAAAGCTCGTGTATTTGCCTGACTCACTTCAAGACCTCTTCAATCTAGCAG AGAAGAAATTTGGAAAGAGAGGGAGCACTATTCTTATGGCTGATGGCTCAAAAGTTGAAGAACTGAATGTTCTGAGAGAGAATGATCACTTATTCGTTGTTTAA